TCCGGGGCGATCACGCCTGCCGGGAACGAGACGTTGCACGTCAAGGCCGGTATGACCAGTGCGGTGGACCTCGGGGACGTCATGCGGGGCGAGGCGGGGTCGCTGGTGCTGACGCCTACGGATCGGTCCGTGCCGGTGGTCGCGGCGGTGCGGGTGGTTCGTGGCGAGGGGGCCAAGCAGGAGACGGCGTTCATTCCGGCGACCCGGCCGGTGGGCACGCGCGCGACGGTCGTGGACAACCGGGCGAAGGGCACGACGCTGTCTCTTACGGCGCCCTCCGGCACGGCGAAGGTCAAGGTGACTGCCTCGGCGGGGAGCGAGGGGGGTACGGCGGCGTCGAAGACGTACACGATCAAGTCCGGGACGACCCAGGACGTCGAGGTCCCGGTGCCGAGCGGCTTGAAGGGCACGTACGCGCTGACGGTGGAGTCGGTGTCGGGTGGGCCGGTGTACGGGGCTCGGACGCTGGCCGTGACGGAGGACGGGGTGCCCGGCTTCACCGTGCAGACGCTGCCGGATGATCGGGGGATGGTGGCTGTGCCGGAGGCGGACGAGGACTTGTCGGTGCTGCAGAAGTAGGGCGGGGTGCCTGCGGCGGCCTGTGCTGGTGAGTGGGGGTTGGGGTAGCGCCTGCGGGCGGTGGGTGGGTCGGGGCCGTGCCGCCCCAGCCGCGGGCAGTCGTGCCGCTGGGGCGGCTCCCGACCCACAGAGGGGCGGCACCCCGTCAGCGCCGGGCCGCGCGACCCGCCCCCGCCCAGGCCCTCACGCCGGGCAACCCGCACAGCGAACGGCGTCTGTGAATCGGGCCGGCCGACGCAGTCACCCCGCGCCGGTCTGGGTCCGTGCTGGCCGAAGCCGTCAGTCCTCGCCGTAGCGGGGGTCCACCGTCTCCGGGGTCAGGCCCAGCAGCTCGGCCACCTGTTCTACGACCACCTCGTGGACCAGGGCGGCTCGTTCGTCTCGGCCCTTGGTGCGGATCTCCACCGGGCGGCGGTAGACGACCACGCGCGCGGGGCGGCCCTCGCGGGCGGGGATCGTGCCGCCGAGGGGGACCGCCTCGTCGTTCCAGGTGCGGCCGGGGCCGTCCAGGCGGGGGACCTCGAGGACCAGGAAATCGATGTCGGCCAGCTGGGGCCAGCGGCGTTCGAGGCGTTCCACGGAGTCCTGCACCAGGTCGGCGAAGGCGTCGGCGCGGCTTGCGGCGAGCGGGACCTGGGGTGGTGCGATCGGGCCGCGCATGCCTCGCCCGTGGCGATCACGGCGGCGGGGCCCGGGGCCGACGGCACGGGGCGGTACGGGGGTGTCCATCACTGATGAAGCGTAGTCCTCGGGGCCGGTACGTGTCCGATCACGGTGACGTGGAAGGGGTGGCGTCCACGCGTCGTACGGCATGTCGGCAGATGACCATTCCAGCCAAGCTTGGGCTCGATTCCGTATCTCTCCGAGACTGGCGGGGTCGAGGTGTTTGATGTGGTTTGTGGTAAGTGATGACCGCCTTCGGGGGCGTTCGGGATCTCGGAGGAGGGCTTCCGCGCAGGTCAGTGACGTGGGGCCGCAGGGGCGTGTGGGGTGTTTCACAGCACGACACGGTGGGGTGACCTGGGGGAGAGTCGTCGCGGCCCGCTCAAGAGTGCGGTACCGTCCAACGTCGTGAGCCCTGTACGTCGCTGTTCGCGCACCGCTTGCGGCCGTCCCGCCGTCGCGACGCTGACGTACGTCTACGCCGACTCGACCGCGGTCCTCGGCCCGCTCGCCACCTACGCCGAACCCCACTGCTACGACCTGTGCGCCGAGCATTCCGAGCGCCTCACCGCGCCCCGCGGGTGGGAGGTCGTGCGGTTGCTGGACGGTTCGGCTCCGGCCCGTCCCAGCGGTGATGATCTGGAAGCGCTTGCCAACGCCGTGCGCGAGGCGGCCCGTCCGCAGGAGCGGGCGGCCCAAGCCGGTGGGGGCGGGGCGCGTGGCGCCGATCCGATGGAGGTCGCGCGGCGGGGGCATCTGCGAGTGCTGCGGTCGCCCGACAACTGACGGTCGGTTTTCTCCGCCTGTGCGGGTGTTTCCCGTGTGCTCGTTTCGTTGGGTGATGCGCAGGCATTGACGTGTCATTGGCGCGGACACGACCATTCCGTATGCCGGACGAGAAATCGCTTTCCGCATAGCGGAATCCGGGGAGGCGCCCGTGTACGTCCAGGAACTGGAACCCGTCGCCGACTCGCTCGGCCTGTCCGCGCTCGTGGCGACGCTGCCGCTCGTGATCGTCCTCGTCCTGCTGGGCGGTGTCCGGCTCAAGGCGCACCTGGCGGGGCTCACGGGGCTGGTGGCGGCCGTACTGGTCGCCTGGCTCGCGTACGGCATGCCGCTCGGTCAGACGCTCTCCAGCGCCGCGCAGGGGGCTGTCTTCGGGCTCTTCCCGATCCTGTGGATCGTCGTCAACGCCCTGTGGGTGTACAGGATGACCGTCCGGACGCGTCATTTCGACATCCTGCGGCGGTCGTTCGGGCGGCTGTCCGACGATCCGCGCATCCAGGCGCTCGTCGTCGCCTTCTGCTTCGGAGCCCTGCTGGAGGCCCTTGCCGGGTTCGGGGCACCCGTCGCGATCTGTTCGGTCATGCTGGTGGCGCTCGGGTTCGAGCCGGTGCGCGCGGCGGTCGTCGCGCTGGTCGCCAACACCGCGCCCGTGGCCTTCGGCGCGATGGGGACGCCGGTCGTGACGCTGGCACAGGTCACCGGGCTGCCACTGGACGATGTGGCTTCTGTGGTGGGGCGTCAGACGCCTTTGCTGGCCCTGGTGGTGCCGCTCGTGCTCGTGGGGCTCGTGGACGGGCGGCGCGGGCTGCGGGAGACCTGGGTACCCGCCATGGCGTGCGGAATCGCCTTCGCCGTCGCCCAGTTCGCCGCCTCGAACTACGTCTCCGCGCAACTCGCCGACATCGGCGCCGCCTTGGCGGGTGCGGGCGCCCTGGTCGCCGTACCGCACGCGCGTGTGCCCGCCACCGAGGCCGTACGCGCGTCCGTGCTGACCGGTGTGCGGAGTGAGGAGTTGGACGAGGCTGATCCGCGGCGGGAGGTCGTGCGGGCTTATGCGCCGTACGCGCTGATTGTGGTGATCTTCTCCCTCGCGCAGATCCCGGTGGTCAAGGACTGGCTGGCCGGGGCGACCCAGACGTACGACTGGCCCTTCCTGAACGTCGTGAACCCGGACGGGGAGCCGGTCGGCGGCAATGTCTTCAGCTGGCCGATCGTGTCCACCGGCGGGACCCTCGTGCTGCTCGCCGGCGTGTGCACGGCGGTCGTCCTCGGCGTGCACGCGCGCGTGGCGGTCAAGGAGTGGGCCGCGACCGTGCACGAGTTGAGGTTCGCCATCCTCACCGTGACGTCCGTGCTGGCGCTCGCGTACGTCATGAACCTCTCCGGACAGGCCGCCACCATCGGCTACTTCGTGGCGGCGGCCGGCGCCGGGCTCGCGTTCCTGTCGCCGGTGCTGGGGTGGTTCGGTGTGGCCGTGTCCGGGTCGGACACCTCGGCCAACGCGCTGTTCGGCGCGTTGCAGGTGACGGCGGCGCGGGAATCGGGGCTGTCGCCGGAACTCCTGGCAGCCGCCAACAGTTCAGGTGGTGTGCTCGGCAAGATGATCTCGCCGCAGAACCTCACCATCGCGTGCGCGGCGGTAGGGCTCGCGGGCCGGGAGGGGGACCTGCTGCGGCGGGTGCTGCCGTGGAGTCTGGGCCTGCTGCTGGTGATGTGTCTGATCGTGGTCGGACAGAGTTCACCGGTGCTGGGCTGGATGCTGCCCTGACCTCCGCGCTGACCTGAGGTTACGGCTCGGAGTCCACTCGGTGGGCACACAGCGCACTGTCAGTGAGGGCGGGTAGTTTGGGGTGACCGACAGGACTTTCAGGAGGGTTGGCCGTGGCTGCTGATCTGTCACAGCTCGTGAAGGCGTACGACGTCCGCGGGGTCGTCCCCGACCAGTGGGACGAGCCTCTGGCCGAGCTCTTCGGGGCCGCCTTCGTCCAGGTGACCGGCGCGAGCGCGATCGCCATCGGGCACGACATGCGCCCCTCGTCCCCAGGCCTGTCCCGTGCCTTCGCGCGCGGAGCCGCGGCCCAGGGTGTCGACGTCACCGAGATCGGCCTCTGCTCCACCGACCAGCTGTACTACGCCTCGGGCGCGCTGAACCTGCCGGGCGCGATGTTCACGGCGTCGCACAACCCGGCCCAGTACAACGGCATCAAGATGTGCCGCGCGGGCGCGGCCCCGGTCGGCCAGGACACCGGCCTCGCGCAGATCCGCGAACTGGCCGAGCGGTGGAGCGATTCGGGCGCCCCGCAGCCGGCGGCGACGCAGGGCACGATCACGCAGCGGGACACGCTGGAGGACTACGCGGCCCACCTCCGCTCCCTCGTCGACCTGACCTCCATCCGCCCCCTGAAGGTCGTCGTCGACGCGGGCAACGGCATGGGCGGCCACACGGTCCCCACGGTCTTCGAGGGCCTGCCCCTCACCCTGGTCCCGATGTACTTCGAGCTGGACGGCACGTTCCCGAACCACGAGGCGAACCCGCTGGACCCGGCGAACATCGTCGACCTCCAGAAGCGGGTCCGCGACGAATCCGCCGACCTCGGCATCGCCTTCGACGGCGACGCCGACCGCTGCTTCGTCGTCGACGAGAACGGCGCCCCGGTCTCCCCGTCCGCCATCACCGCCCTGGTGGCCTCGCGCGAGCTCGCCAAGCACGGCGGCAAGGGCACGGTCATCCACAACCTGATCACGTCCTGGTCGGTCCCGGAGGTCGTCAAGGAGAACGGCGGCACGCCGGTCCGCACCCGCGTCGGCCACTCCTTCATCAAGGCCGAGATGGCCAAGACCGGCGCCATCTTCGGTGGCGAGCACTCCGCGCACTACTACTTCGCCGACTTCTGGAACGCCGACACGGGCATGCTGGCCGCCCTCCACGTCCTCGCGGCCCTGGGCGGCCAGGACGGCCCGCTCTCCAGCCTGGTAGCCCAGTACGACCGCTACGCCGGCTCCGGCGAGATCAACTCCACCGTCGCCGACCAGGCGGGCCGCCTCGCCGCCATCAAGGCCGCGTACGAGGCCCGTGAGGGCGTGGAACTGGACGAACTCGACGGCCTGACCGTCACGGCCGTCGACTGGTGGTTCAACGTCCGCCCGTCCAACACGGAACCGCTGCTGCGCCTGAACACGGAGGCACGGGACGAGGCGACGATGGCGAAGGTACGGGATGAGGCGCTGGCGATCATCAGGGGTTGAGGGCTGAGGGCTGAGGGCTGAGGGCGGGACGACACCTGCGCTTCTCAACGGGTTTCGCCTCTCGATGCCGGTCCAGGCATTTCAGCCTGCCCGGTGTTCGAGGACGAGGCCGCGCCGTCCTTCTCGGCGCCGGTCCAGGCATTTCAGCCCGTCCGGCGTTTGAGGACGAGGCCCGTTCAGGGCCGAAGCGGGGGTCCAGGGGGCGGCAGCCCCCTGGCCGGGGTCGAAGGGGCGGAGCCCCTTCAAGGATGGGACGGGTAGGGGCGGCGGGGGCGCAACCCTCCCAGCGCCCAACCCCGGCACCCCGCCCCCACCGGCGGTACGCTGACCAGGCACATCCACACACCCGCACGCACCGCACACACCACCCCAGAAGGGACCCCTCATGCCGCTGGAAGCCGGCCTCCTGGAGATCCTCGCCTGCCCGGCCTGCCACGCCCCCCTCAAGGAGCAGGACGCCGAGCTGGTCTGCACCGGCCAGGACTGCGGCCTGGCGTACCCGGTCCGCGACGGCATCCCCGTTCTGCTCGTTGACGAGGCCCGCCGCCCCGCGTAACACGACGCCACGGCCACGACCACCGGCGCAAAGACGACCGGTCCCCGTCAAAACGACAAGCCGACCACCGCCGTACGGACATCCGGCCACGGCCACCGGCATGAGCCCACAGCCGACCGGATACAGACCTCCCAGCCACCGGCCACCGGCATACAGACCAAGCCACCGGCACAGAGGCACCCCGCCAGGCGCACACCATCCGGCACCCCGCCGACGGCGACCAGCAACCAGTGGCGAGCGACGAGCAACGAGCACGGCCAATGGGCGATGGGCAACCGCAA
Above is a window of Streptomyces sp. DT2A-34 DNA encoding:
- a CDS encoding metallopeptidase family protein, with amino-acid sequence MDTPVPPRAVGPGPRRRDRHGRGMRGPIAPPQVPLAASRADAFADLVQDSVERLERRWPQLADIDFLVLEVPRLDGPGRTWNDEAVPLGGTIPAREGRPARVVVYRRPVEIRTKGRDERAALVHEVVVEQVAELLGLTPETVDPRYGED
- a CDS encoding Trm112 family protein — protein: MPLEAGLLEILACPACHAPLKEQDAELVCTGQDCGLAYPVRDGIPVLLVDEARRPA
- a CDS encoding DUF3499 domain-containing protein — translated: MSPVRRCSRTACGRPAVATLTYVYADSTAVLGPLATYAEPHCYDLCAEHSERLTAPRGWEVVRLLDGSAPARPSGDDLEALANAVREAARPQERAAQAGGGGARGADPMEVARRGHLRVLRSPDN
- a CDS encoding phosphomannomutase/phosphoglucomutase, whose product is MAADLSQLVKAYDVRGVVPDQWDEPLAELFGAAFVQVTGASAIAIGHDMRPSSPGLSRAFARGAAAQGVDVTEIGLCSTDQLYYASGALNLPGAMFTASHNPAQYNGIKMCRAGAAPVGQDTGLAQIRELAERWSDSGAPQPAATQGTITQRDTLEDYAAHLRSLVDLTSIRPLKVVVDAGNGMGGHTVPTVFEGLPLTLVPMYFELDGTFPNHEANPLDPANIVDLQKRVRDESADLGIAFDGDADRCFVVDENGAPVSPSAITALVASRELAKHGGKGTVIHNLITSWSVPEVVKENGGTPVRTRVGHSFIKAEMAKTGAIFGGEHSAHYYFADFWNADTGMLAALHVLAALGGQDGPLSSLVAQYDRYAGSGEINSTVADQAGRLAAIKAAYEAREGVELDELDGLTVTAVDWWFNVRPSNTEPLLRLNTEARDEATMAKVRDEALAIIRG
- a CDS encoding L-lactate permease, yielding MYVQELEPVADSLGLSALVATLPLVIVLVLLGGVRLKAHLAGLTGLVAAVLVAWLAYGMPLGQTLSSAAQGAVFGLFPILWIVVNALWVYRMTVRTRHFDILRRSFGRLSDDPRIQALVVAFCFGALLEALAGFGAPVAICSVMLVALGFEPVRAAVVALVANTAPVAFGAMGTPVVTLAQVTGLPLDDVASVVGRQTPLLALVVPLVLVGLVDGRRGLRETWVPAMACGIAFAVAQFAASNYVSAQLADIGAALAGAGALVAVPHARVPATEAVRASVLTGVRSEELDEADPRREVVRAYAPYALIVVIFSLAQIPVVKDWLAGATQTYDWPFLNVVNPDGEPVGGNVFSWPIVSTGGTLVLLAGVCTAVVLGVHARVAVKEWAATVHELRFAILTVTSVLALAYVMNLSGQAATIGYFVAAAGAGLAFLSPVLGWFGVAVSGSDTSANALFGALQVTAARESGLSPELLAAANSSGGVLGKMISPQNLTIACAAVGLAGREGDLLRRVLPWSLGLLLVMCLIVVGQSSPVLGWMLP